TCAGACAGAGCAGCacgaaattatttaacatgtaAATCAAGGCAGAGGCGCagaggcagtggcagtggcagtggcagagGCGAAAAATCTAACAGAGCTCAGTGcgaaacttttttaatttcaaagcaaaTAGCGGAGGGACGGCGAACCAGGTTGGGAGTGGGTGGTGGGGGAGAGGAGTAGGAGTTTTGGGTCAGTCGGATAGAGGAGGGCGTGGCGCTGTTGCGGATTATgaaacggcggcggcggcagtggcAAAATCGCGATGATTATAGTCACGTACTTGTCGCCCCGCCCCCAGCCGCCCAGGCTTGTAATTACACATGTGCGAGCTTGGTACGTatgtgagtgtgcgtgtgtgtgggtgtgtgtataGGTTGGCAAATATTGACGCTCAACTTTTATTTACGCACACAAATGTTCAAGTTTCCAACAAAAGATAAATATGAAGTATTCTAAATCGTTGCCATGCGAAGCTCGTAGTCCTATGGAGCACTCCACCCCGCTGCCCCTCCGGATCAGTCCCGCGTATCGCCAGCTCGGCACTCTGTGCCATTTACTCATTTAACTGACAGTTAAAATTACAAACGCTTATCATGTACCAGAATCATATCATACGGAATAATTTATTATGCCCAACGCTTAATGTAATTCCCGAGCAGCGAAATTTTCGCTTCACATGCGGATGAGTGCGGCGACTCGGAGGATGTGTTAGGAAGGAGCAGGATGTGTGTGAATAGACTGGAGAGGGGGAAGAGTCCTGCCGACGACTGGGGTGCCagagtatctgtgtgtgtgctcgcCGGTTAACTGACTGGTTTTGTCTTTGAGATAGATGGAATAAAGTGCGCAACATACAAAATGAATATGTGTGCGCACATACATAGTTTTATTTGCTCAGCTTGCCTTCTTTCATTTGAAACCCTCGCGTAATAGACATCGCCCCAGACGCATACATACATCCTGTATACGTATAAAAAGgacactcaaaaaaaaaaaggaatgaaCTTTgtccattaaaaaaataattgtctGGCTTCCTTTATATAAAgaagtttatttttgaatcaaaataaaatatctaaaatgtAATTAGTATCTTTCCTTAgtcaaaagaaaaacaaaaactgaatGAATTGTTTAAAATCTTGACAAATTCTTAATATTAAagattaataaaatataatacataaaatttaataaatatctaTTTTGAGCCTAAAAAGTGTATTTTATTATAGTAAGACTCCCTTAACCCAGTGGCCAGTGACCGTATTTTGAcagatatatattatagataCAATTGGTATATTTATCTCCAAGTGTATGCTCGTGTGTGTGCCCTGGGTTTATGCTCTGCACCCTGAGGTTAATTAAGATTTTGCCATGCATTTGTTTGAACAAATGGTGTTTGTGCTCGGAGAAGTGTGCGAATCCAGCCGAGTCAGCGAAATGAAAAAGTTTTATTAGTTGTAATccctaattaaattaaaactgttCCCTCTAATTAAATGCGGGCTGAATGCGTGACATTTGATGAATGTTGAATAAGATTATTAGCGAGGCCCAGCACATTCATTATCTGTATATTGGTGAGGtaatttaaaaggtttttggGGGAAGGTCTTAGGAAATGCTGTCACTGGGATACCCCGGGGGATAAGTGCGTATTAACGCCTTAATTATGATGCGGACTTCGTAACACAATTAACGTACTTGGGCATTTTAAAGTAactgaaatttaataaaatatgctACATCCATTTTGTAAGGAACTACATATCTGCATATAAtagttgtatttaatttatatatttattaattttctgtaTTACCCAGTATGTCCTGATATATAAGCTGATTTTTGTGTCTGCATAAGCATTGCAGTtgcaataaattgtttaattatataatgATATGCTTCCACTGAGCCattaataatttgttattaattcaATTTGGTTCGGTGTTGTTGTTCGGtggaattattaattaatttattattattagttattGAATAAACATGAACGTTAAACAATTAATGCACTGAGCTCACAAGTCATATTAAATGGACATCAATGCTAATATAAAAGTTCTCCTAAACagaaactaaaatatatatatttttttcaataaaaaataaacacaaatttgattaataacacgaaaacatttaataatacaaattaagaacgaatataaatttaaaatagccATTGCCGTACATCGAACCAGCTAGGAACATAAATTCTGACGCGTGGACACACCTATGACCATAGCGTAACCGGGCTTAAAGGGATCCAGGATCACCATTTCCATGGGCTCCAGCTGCTGGAGCATCAGGCGTTCGCTCTCGGCTTCAATGGCATCCATGAGGCACACTTTGCTATCGATACTCGGTCCGTGCAGGAAGGCCACAAAGTGTCCTCCGGGCGCCAGGAAGTGGCGGGCATTCAGCATCAAGGAACGCACTTGGTCCGCCTGCGGCAACTCGCAGAAAATTACGTCGATGCCGGCGGGAACCTGGCGGCAGTACTTGTACGGCATTGTGGCATCCTCGATAATGGGCACGATATTGGGCCTATGACTGGCCAGAGCCATCAGCTGGCGTCCTGACCAAATGCCCTGCTCCACGGCATACACCATACCCGTTTCACCGACAATATCCGAGACGTGAGTCACCGAGTGCCCGAAGCCTGCCCCCAAATAGAGCACCTTGGCACCACTATGCAGGTGCAGATCGTTCACACCGCTCATGATTCCGGCGGCAAGCTTTGACTGAAACGGCGACCAGGACCGGAACTCGCAGCGCTTGCCCCTAAAGTCCGCCATGATCCGCTGCTCGCCGTAGTCATCCGAGCTGGAGCTCGTGTTGCGGGTAAGCAATTGGATGGCATCGACGCTATTTCGGTACAGGAAAACGCCACTGTGGCGATGCGGCCCAATGCTTTTCATGCTGGCAATGGACTCTACGCCCTCCACCTTATCCTCCCGGCCCTGACTCGAATCCCTACCAGGTCCTGGACCCTGCCCCATAGCTGACTGTATGGAAGCTGCTTCGCCGAAATCTTTGGCATTGCGATAGGAACTCCTGCCGGAGTTTCGTCCGGAGCTCTTGTTGGTAGGTTTCGAGGACAGACCCATGGAAGGTCTCGAAGAGGGTTTCAAAATGGATTTCGAAATGGGTTTTAATGAGGGCTTTGTTGGGACTTTTGAAGTGATCTTGGTGCTTGGCTTCG
Above is a genomic segment from Drosophila kikkawai strain 14028-0561.14 chromosome 3R, DkikHiC1v2, whole genome shotgun sequence containing:
- the LOC108084536 gene encoding uncharacterized protein; protein product: MGKRRRGKVSVGVAAWRNSPSNTPANTSGKPFVKLSPKAVPKPSTKITSKVPTKPSLKPISKSILKPSSRPSMGLSSKPTNKSSGRNSGRSSYRNAKDFGEAASIQSAMGQGPGPGRDSSQGREDKVEGVESIASMKSIGPHRHSGVFLYRNSVDAIQLLTRNTSSSSDDYGEQRIMADFRGKRCEFRSWSPFQSKLAAGIMSGVNDLHLHSGAKVLYLGAGFGHSVTHVSDIVGETGMVYAVEQGIWSGRQLMALASHRPNIVPIIEDATMPYKYCRQVPAGIDVIFCELPQADQVRSLMLNARHFLAPGGHFVAFLHGPSIDSKVCLMDAIEAESERLMLQQLEPMEMVILDPFKPGYAMVIGVSTRQNLCS